ATATGGTCCAGCGGAACTATCACGGACGAGGTTCCGGCGGCAACACCGGCTGTTGCAGATACAACCGCCCCTGCGGGGACGCCTGCGGTCGAAGCAGGAAACACTGCCGCTTCACCCGCTGCACCGGCGGCAACGTTGACACCTCGCCCGACGCCGAGACCGGCTTCCAATGTTGATCGTGGAACCAATAGTGTCCGGCCAACGCCCAGGCCAACGGTTGAGCGGCCGGCAACAACACCGGCATCAACGCCTGCTTCACCGCGGAATTCTGCGGTAAACAGGCCAAGCCAGTAGGCCGGTAGATTGAATCGAATAGAATGTCCGCAGGTTTTGATGCGGGCATTTTTGTATATAATTAGCTATGGAAATCACCTCAATTGCCGAAGGGCTCACATTTGATGATGTTTTGCTCGTCCCTGCATATTCCGAGATCCTACCGAGTGATGCCGAGACTCGCACACAATTTTCAAGAAACATATCTCTGAATATTCCGCTTTGTTCTTCCGCAATGGACACGGTAACAGAGGCGTCCCTCGCGATAGCCCTCGCTCAGCAGGGCGGCATTGGCGTAATTCACAAGAATCTGTCTATTGAGGCCCAGGCAGAAGAGGTGGACAAAGTTAAGAGGAGTGAGAGCGGAATGATCGTCGACCCCGTGACGATCAACGATAAAGCTCTCGTCTCGGAGGCCCTCAACATCATGGGGCATTACAAAATAAGCGGCGTGCCGGTCACTGACTCTGAGGGTCTGCTTGTCGGCATAATTACTAACCGAGATCTTAGATTCGAAACCCGTACCGATATTCCCGTTTCCGAGGTCATGACACCTCAGCCGCTGGTAACAGTCCCGGTCGGCACGACGCTTGACGAAGCAAAGGTGAAGCTGCAAAAGCACCGTATCGAAAAGCTACTTGTAGTCGATGATGACGGCCATCTGAAAGGCCTGATCACGGTCAAGGACATACAAAAGGCGATCAACTTCCCTCTTGCCGCAAAAGACGAGTTGGGACGTCTTCGTTGTGCAGCGGCAATTGGAGCTACGGGAGATTATTTAGAGCGTGCGGCAGCATTGGTCGAATCGCGGGTCGATGCTATCGTCATCGACACTGCCCACGGCCACAGTTCCCGTGTAATCGAGGCTGTGAGCCAAGTGAAGTCCAAATTCAGCGGGATCGATGTAATCGCGGGCAACATCGCCACCGACGAAGCGACGAAAGCACTGATATTCGAGGGTGTTGACGCTGTCAAGGTCGGGATCGGGCCCGGCTCGATCTGCACGACACGCGTCGTCACCGGAGCGGGCGTTCCGCAGATATCCGCCATCGTG
This sequence is a window from Acidobacteriota bacterium. Protein-coding genes within it:
- the guaB gene encoding IMP dehydrogenase, with amino-acid sequence MEITSIAEGLTFDDVLLVPAYSEILPSDAETRTQFSRNISLNIPLCSSAMDTVTEASLAIALAQQGGIGVIHKNLSIEAQAEEVDKVKRSESGMIVDPVTINDKALVSEALNIMGHYKISGVPVTDSEGLLVGIITNRDLRFETRTDIPVSEVMTPQPLVTVPVGTTLDEAKVKLQKHRIEKLLVVDDDGHLKGLITVKDIQKAINFPLAAKDELGRLRCAAAIGATGDYLERAAALVESRVDAIVIDTAHGHSSRVIEAVSQVKSKFSGIDVIAGNIATDEATKALIFEGVDAVKVGIGPGSICTTRVVTGAGVPQISAIVECVAAAAGSGVPVIADGGIKFSGDVAKAIAAGADSVMIGSLFAGTEEAPGEVILFQGRNFKTYRGMGSIGAMKKGSSDRYSQEGTVTDSKYVPEGIEGRVAYKGTVADMVTQLVGGLRSGMGYTGCRDIKDLQTNARFVRITSAGLRESHVHDVIITKEAPNYRLES